Within the Desulfotignum phosphitoxidans DSM 13687 genome, the region AACTGCCTGATCATTACCAAACCCACGGAACCGTTTTCCGATTACGAGCTGTTCCAGATCGACCAGGCCCTGATGAAAGGCACCAACATCGCTTTTTTCGGAGACGCATTCAATGAAATCGCTCCCCGGGGCAGCATGGGCATGCCCCAGTACTTTCCCATCGACACGGGACTTGAAAAGCTGCTGGCCCACTACGGCATCACCATGACACCCGCATTTGTGATGGACAAAACCGCGTATAAACATCAGCCCAGAGAGGGTGGGGAACAGATCATCTATTTTGCGCCCATGCTCAAGGAAGATACCATCAACAATACGCCGGCGTTCATGCGCAATATCAAAGGCATCATTGCCATGCAGGCCTCTCCGTTGTCTCTTGTATCAGACAATCTGACATCCGCCGGTGTGACAGCCACCCGGCTGCTGAGCACCTCAAAAGAATCCTGGCTCATGAAAGATGAGATCAACCTGAATCCCATGTTCATCTCTCCGCCGGAATCTTCTGAAGAGATGGACAGTTATGATCTGGCCTATCTGCTGGAAGGCACTTTCACCAGCTATTTCAAAGACAAGCCTGTTCCTGAAAAACCCATGGGAGAAGAGGACATATCTGAATCCGACACCCCGGCAGACGCAGGTGAAACAACAGATCCGGCAGCCACGGATGCGGTTGAATCCGACACAGCGGCACCAGAGGGCGATACCCCGGAAGTGGTGGCACAAAACCGGATTCTGGAAACCTCCCGGCCGGCCAAAATCTTTGTGCTCGGGTGTTCCCAGATGCTGATGGACAACATGCTGGACCCGGAAGGCCGCACCACCAATGCCACATTCATTTTGAACACCATCGACCATTTGAACGGCAAGGATGAGATTGCGGCCATGCGAAGCAAGCAGCAGATGCTCAATCCTTTGGCCGACACCACTGCTTTTGTCCGGACAATGATCAAGGCCTTGAACATTGCCGGACTGCCCGTGCTGGTGTTTGTTTTCGGAATCGGTGTCTGGGGAACCGGAAAAATCCGCCGGAAAAAAATTGCCAAACAGTTCAACGCATAAAGGATATGTTGCCATGAAAAAAGAATATCTGATTCTGATATTGATCATTGTGATTCTGGCCGGCTATCTTGTCCTGAAAAAAGAAGACGGCCGTCATTATACCCTGCCGGAACCCCCATCCGTGGATACAGAAAAAATCGACCGCCTGACTGTGGTGCAGACCGATCAAACCCTTGATTTTGTCCGGACGGAATCGGGATGGGCGGTGACAAAGCACGCCTATCCGGCAGATGACGGCGCTGTTAAAAAAATGCTGGATGTCATGTCCGGGCTGACCCTGTCCGCCCTGGTTTCCGAAAAACAGGATGTGGCCCGGTATGAACTGGACCCGTCCCGGGTATTGACCGTCACCGCTTTTCAGAAGGATACCCCGGTCATGTCTTTTAAAATCGGCAAAACGGCCCCCACTTTCAACCACACGTTTGTGATGCTGGAAAACGATCCCAACATCTATCATGCCAATGACAGTTTTCGATCCCATTTCAACAAATCCGTGGATGAATTCAGAGACCGGCAGGTTCTGGCATTTCAGGAAAAAGACATTGAAAAAATCACCCTCCAAACCCCTGAAAAACAGGTGGTGCTGACCGCCCGAAAACCGGCGGCGGAGGATAAAGAAGCGCAGGACTCAACACCGGTGTTTGATTATCCGGACGGCGCCTCACCGGATCCGAAAACCGTGTCCAACCTGCTGTATTCATTATCCGCTCTGACCTGTGACCGATTTGCAACGGACACAAACAAAGCCGATCTGAAAGCTTTATCCCCGCGTCTGGCAGTGATTCTGGACAACGGTACTTCCCGGGTGCTGACACTGTTTGAACCGGATGGGGATGAATCCGTGCCGGCCACCTCATCCATGAACGACTATGTATTTTTTTTAAAACCCCAGGTTGCTGAAGATATCACATCCTATGCCCTTGATTTGGCCGGACTCACCCCGCCGGAAGAAGAGGAAACCAAGGAATAAATCAGTCTGTGAACCGAATTTTAAAATGGATATATCAGCCGTATAAATGGGTGATTGTCATGCCTTTCATGGTGATCAACACCCTTGTTGCAGGAATGATCTGTATTGTTGTGGGCGCTTTTTTTTCCCGGGACGCCACCAATGCACTTGCCGTGATATGGTCCCGCCTGGCCTGCGGCATCGTACCCGTCAAGGTGAAACTGACCGGCAAAAAAAACTGTCAACAACGGCATGCTTATGTGGTGGTGGCCAACCACCAGTCCATGGTGGATATCCCGGTGATCCACGGGTTTATGGGACTGCATATCAAATGGGTGATGAAACAGGAACTGAGAAAAATTCCCGTTTTCGGCACGGCCTGCCATTACTTAGGGTGTATTTTCATCGACCGGTCCCGTCACGATGCAGCGATCCAATCCATTCGTCAGGCCAAAAAACGCATGTCTGCCAAAGCATCGGTCCTGTTTTTCGCCGAAGGTACCCGGAGCCGGGACGGACAGGTGCAGCCCTTTAAAAAAGGCGCGTTTGTATTTGCCAGAGAAACCGGACTGCCGGTTCTGCCGGTCACCATCAAACACTCCCGTGAGGTGCTGCCCCCGGACTCCCTGAACCTGATTCCCGGGCCGGTGGAAATTATCGTGCACCGGCCCGTGTATGTGCTGCCCGGAGATGCCGGGCGGCTGGAAGACACCATCGAAGCCGTCCGAACCACCATTGCCGGGCCTCTGAACGGCTGATTGCCGGATCTTTGACCGGCTGATTCCCGGCCCGTTCCACCTGTCCCCTTTTGCTCCACTCTTTAATCCACTTTACTCCCCGCTGCCTGCCTGCCTGTATTCCATCAAAAATTTTAATTATTTTCTGACCCATATCCTGTATTTTTTATATAGATCTGATTTTTTTTCTTGACTTATGCCTGAATTTTAGCAAAAGTGTGTTAAATGGTGGAGGAAAGTGGATCTTTTACCCAAAACCAGGAAGGCAGGCGACAGACATGTTTCGATCAAGCTCCTTTCATACCATCGACCCAAAGGGCAGGATTATCATTCCGGCAAGGTTCCGGGACGTGCTCAAGGCTGATGATGAATACGGGGTGGTGGTTTCCATCAAGGATGGATGCCTGTATGCCTACACTTTCAATGAATGGAAGCAGCTGGAGAAAAAAATTCTGGCCGCCAAAAGCGCGGCCATGGAAAAATTCAAACGGTTTTTTCTGGGCAATGCCTGCCCGTTGAAATGTGACAAACAGGACCGGATTTTAATTCCCCCCAGCCTGCGCACTTATGCAGGCATTGAAAAGGACATTGTCTTAGTGGGGGTTTTGGACCGGTTTGAAATATGGGCCCGGGAAAGATGGGACCAGGAAAATATGAAAATGGAGCAGGAACTTGAAAAAGAGGAAGTAAGGGAGGAAATTGCTTCCCTGGGGCTGTAGCCATGGGATTTGATCACACGACCGTGATGCCGGCGGAAGTCTTTGCGTACCAGAACCTGAAACCCGGAGATATCTGTGTGGACGGGACCCTGGGAGGGGCTGGACACGCCCGTGCGACCATACAGGCCATTCTCCCGGACGGCCTGTTCATCGGAATCGATCAGGATCTGGATGCCATCGCCCACGCCCGAAATGTGCTGCACCCGTTCAAACAGAACATCATTCTGGTTCATGACAATTTCTCGCACCTTTCAGCGATCCTGGATCAGCATGATATCCCCCGGGTCAACGCCATTGTGCTGGACTTAGGCTTTTCATTCAACCAGATCACCCGGGCACACCGGGGATTCAGTTTCAACCGGGATGAACCTTTAGACATGCGGATGGATACCCGACAGAACATGACGGCTGAAATCATTGTAAATACGTTTTCTCAGCAAGCCCTGGTGGACCTGTTTTTTTCCTTTGGGGAAGAAAAATTTTCCCGCCGCATTGCCGGGGCCATTGTCCGGGAACGGGCCGATCATTCTTTGAAAACCACCCGGCAATTGAGCCAGATCATTGTGGACACCGTCCCTAAAGCACAGGCCGCCGCATCGAAAATACATCCGGCCACCCGCGTATTTCAGGCATTGCGCATTGCCGTGAACCGGGAACTGGATCATCTGACCCGGTTCATGGAACAGGTCCCGGACCTGCTGACCCAAGGCGGCCGAATCTGTATTATCAGTTTTCATTCTCTGGAAGACCGCATTGTCAAACAGCATTTAAAAACCTATGAAACCGGGTGTACCTGCCCCAAAACCCTGCCCCGGTGCGTATGCCACAAACAACCGGTCATGAAATCGATTGTAAAAAAAATAATCACCCCCACACCCGAGGAAATTGCTGCAAATCCCATGGCCCGAAGCGCCCGGCTCAGAGTGGCGGAAAGGCTATGAAATGAATGATTCCGCTTTGAAATGGGTGGTGATTCTCTCTGTTCTGTTTGGCGAACTGCTGCTTCATGCCTGGGTGAGAACCGGCGCCACCCAGGTGACCCTTGAAATATCTTTGGCCCAGTCCCGGTTGTCCGACCTGCTATCCTATCAAAGGGAACTCACCCTGGAGAGAGACCGGCTCAAATCCGACACCCGCATCATCGGCATTGCCCGCTCCCAGCTGGGCCTGACCGAAGATGTGTTCAATCAGACCCTTTTTCTTGAACAGGAGGAGGACTGATGCCGGACCCGGGTCAAAAAAAAATTGTCAATCGGATCCGGTTCATCCAGGTGGTTCTGATACTCATTTTAACAGGACTGGGTATCAAGTCCTTTGACATTCAGATCCTTAAAGCCGACGAATATGCCAGACGGGCGGAAAACGGGTATTCCCGGCATCTGACCATCAAAGGGGAGCGGGGCCGGATTCTGGACCGGCACTGGAACAAGCTGGGTGCCACCCTGGATGCGTTGACCGTCATCGCAGACCCGTTACGCATCGAAGCCCCGGTGAAAACCGCCCGGGCACTGGTCCCTTTGCTGGAGATGGACGTCGAAGACCTGGTGCAGAAATTTTCCAGACAAAGCCGATACGCCCTGATCGCGGAAAACATCTCTCCGGACCTGGCATTGAAAGTGAGAGCCCTGAATCTGCCGGGCATCTATTTCCAGAAAAGCTTTAAGCGGTTTTATCCCAACCGGGAGCTGGCAGCTCAGGTCCTGGGGTTTACCGGAAAAGAGGACGTGGGACTGGAAGGCCTGGAGTTCAAATACAATGACGTTTTAGAAGGCCACGCTGTCACCATCCGGGTCCGGCGGGACGGCACCGGTCGAATCCTGGATATTGACAGACAAAAACAGGCGGAGCTGCGGGGAAACGATATCGTGCTGACCCTGGACAAAAAAATTCAGTTGTTCACGGAAACAGCCCTGGAAGAAACGGTCCTGAAACATCAGGCCAAATCCGGCATGGCTCTGGTCATGCGCCCGGCCACCGGTGAACTGCTGGCCATGGCCCATTATCCCCGGTTCAACCCCAACAATTATCAGGAGTTTGATCCGGCCCTGTTCCGAAACCGCATCGTCACGGACTCATTTGAACCCGGCTCCACCCTGAAAGTTTTTACAGCTGCGGCAGCCCTGGAAAACGGCATGGCTCCGAGCACCATCTTTTTTTGTGAAAACGGCCGGTACCGCATCGGAAAATACACGGTCAAAGATACCCACCCCCATGACTGGCTGACCATCAATCATATCATTGCTTATTCCAGCAATATCGGTGCGGTCAAGATTGGGGAAAAAATCGGCAGACAGACCCTGCACGACTATTTAAGCCGATTTGGCTTCGGCAGTACAACACAGATAGACAGCCCGGGAGAAACCACGGGAACCTTGATGCCGCCCGAACGATGGACAAAGATCGACACGGGTGCCATTTCCTTTGGTCAGGGCATTTCCGTGTCAGCCATCCAGCTGGTTTCAGGCATCAGCACCATTGCCAACAACGGCCAGGTCATGAAACCCATGCTGGTGAAAAAAATTGTTTCCAACACCGGTGAGGATCTCAAAGTGTTTCATCCCACCCCGGTGCGTCAGGCCGTCTCCCCCCAGACGGCGGCCCGGGTCAAACACATGATGGCGCTGGCTGTCCAGGAAAACGGAACCGGCACCAAGGCGGCGCTGGCAGGATACAATGTGTGCGGGAAAACCGGCACGGCCCAGAAAGTGGTCCAGGGCCAGAAAGGGTATGCCAAAAACATCTACACATCGGTTTTTGCCGGATTTGCTCCGCTTCAGAATCCCCAGCTGGCGGTACTGGTGGTGGTGGATGAACCCCGGAACAAATATTACGGCGGGGATGTGGCAGCACCGGCTTTTAAAAATATTCTGGCCCAGTCTTTTAATTACCTGAGTATTCCCCCGGCTGCCGGGAGCATGGTGGCTGCAGTGACGGATCAAGGAGAGTCATTATGAAATTATCCGTATTGCTGCAAGACATCGTTCCTTCATTGCTGCAAACAGACATGGAGATCACCGGCATCCAGACCCGGGCCCAGGACATCCAGCCCGGCCAGTTGTTTCTGGCCATCAAAGGATATGCCGCCAACGGTCATGATTACATCAAAACCGCCCTGGACAAAGGAGCTGCCGCCGTGGTGGCCCAAAACAATCCCGATCGCCTGAACCGGGTCATTCAAGTGGAAAATTCCCGCCGGGCCGCCGGAATCATTGCCGCCAGATTCTTTGGAAACCCGTCCCGGGACCTGTTCCTGGTGGGTGTGACCGGCACCAACGGAAAAACCACGATCACCTATCTGCTGGAACAGATGTTTCTGGCGGCCGGTTTCCGCTGCGGGGTCATGGGCACCATCAATATCCGTTACAACGGCAAACATGTGGATGCCCCCACCACCACCCCGGACGCGTTGACAATCCAGAAAACCCTGGCTCAAATGAAACAGACCGGCATCACCCATGTCATCATGGAAGTGTCTTCCCACGGCCTGGATCAGTTCCGGGTGGACGGGTGTCATTTTGATATGGGAATTTTCACCAACCTGACCCAGGATCATTTGGATTATCACCCGGACATGACCGCGTATTACCACTGCAAAAAACGGTTTTTCACTGATTTTCTCAGGCCGGGTGTCAACTCACCCCGGTTGTCAGCCGTCGTCAACATGGATGACCCCTGGGGTGCCCGGCTGGCCGGTGAACTGGATTTTCCGGTCATGCGTGTCAGTGCTGAAACTGCTGAAAACAGCAGGTCGATGGAAGTTCGGGTCCAGGATATCATGGACTCGATCCAGGGCATCTTCGGGCGTATGCATCTGGGCAGCGACACCATGGGGTTTTCCTCTTTTCTCACCGGCCGGTTCAATCTGGAAAATATCTTATGTGCGGCCGGGGCCGCCTATGGCGCAGGGGTTAAACCCATACAGATCCAACAGGGACTGGCGGCCTGCAACGGCGTTCCGGGCCGGCTGGAAAAGGTTGCCAATCCGTTGAACCGGTATCTGTTTGTGGATTACGCCCACACACCGGGCGCTCTGGAGTCGGTTCTCAAAACCCTGAAACAGCGGGCCACCCGCCGTCTGATCACTGTTTTCGGCTGCGGCGGGGACCGGGATCGCACCAAACGGCCGTTGATGGGAAAAATTGCCTGCCGCTACAGTGACGTGACCATTGTCACATCCGATAATCCCAGGACTGAAAATCCGGACCAGATCATTGAAGAGATCCTGGCTGGTATCCGGGAAACCGGTACGTCGGTGACGTCATGGCCTGACCTGTCCAACAAAGACAAACGCCTGACATATGCAGATTTCTCCGGTGTGATCTGTCACGCCGATCGAACCTATGCCCTGGATGCTGCCGTCCGCATTTCCCGGCCCGGAGACATCATTCTGGCAGCAGGAAAAGGCCATGAAACCTACCAGGTCACCAATACCGGCACCATCCATTTCGATGACAGAGAACAGCTGGCCGCTGCCTGTGCAGCCATGGCAGAACAGTTTGTTCCCATCACCTGGACCCGGAATGATATCGCCGCTGCCCTGGAAACCTCCCCGGCAACCGACACCCGGAATGACGGATTTGTGTTCACAGGTATCAGTACTGACTCCAGAACCATTCTCTCCCATGAAATATTTCTGGCTCTGACCGGGGATACGTTTGACGGCCACGGCTTTATTCCGGATCTGGTCACACGCGGCATCCGGGGATTTGTGGTGAAAACCGGCACCCGGATTAATTCAAAAGAAAAAAACACCGCCCCGGGTTCAGGACCCGTGGTGTATGAAGTGCCGGATACCCTTGACGCTTTAGGCCGGCTGGGTCATTTCCAGCGAACCCGATCCGGCGCAAATGTGCTGGCCATAACCGGTTCCAACGGAAAAACCTCCACTTGCCGCATGGCCCGGGCCATTTTTCAAACCACATATGACACGCTGGCCACCCAGAAAAACTTTAACAACGAAATCGGGGTTCCCCGGACATTGCTGTCATTGTCTTGTGCCCACCAATGGGCGGTGGTGGAAATGGGCATGAACCAGCCCGGAGAGATGAGCCGTTTATCCCGCATTGCCGGACCGGATATCTGTGTTGTCACCAACACCACCGGGGCCCATCTGGAAGGGTTGAAAACCGCTGACAATGTGGCCCGGGAAAAAGCCCGGATTTTTGATCAGGCCGTTTCCGGCAGTGTGGCCGTTCTTTTCAACGACGACCCCAGAGTCCGGATTTTAAAAGATCATGCCCGCAACACCCCGGCCATTGAAAAAATCCTGACATTTGGCAGTGATGACACGGCAGATGTGTATGCCACCGATATCCGTTCCTCCGGCGGAATGACCCGTTTTCTGGGTCATATTCATGGAGAAACCGCCCGCTTCCATCTGCAGTCTCCGGCCCGGTTCATGGTCTTCAACGCCCTGGCCGCCCTGGCGGCAGCGGCCGCAGCCGGCATCCGCATACCGGACATGCAGGCCGGTCTGGCCGCATTCGCCCCGGTCTCAGGACGGCTCAGCATCCAGACACTTCCCGGCGGTATTCATCTCATCGATGATACATATAATGCCAATCCCGCTTCGATGACCCAGGCATTGGTGACCCTGGCTGAAATGGCAAAAGATCCGGCAACTTATGGAACCGGCCGGACAGTGGCGATTTTAGGAGATATGCGGGAGCTGGGCCCTGACAGCGAACACCTCCATCGGTCAGTGGGGCAAACCGCTGCAAAACTGGGAATTACCCGGTTATATCTGTACGGCCCGTTAAGCAGCCATATGCTGGCAGGAGCACTGGCCGAAGGGATGGCCAAAGATACCGTGTTTCACGGCAGCAAACAGGAAATCGAAGACCGGGTTCAGGCATTTGTGCGTTCAGGTGACTGGATCCTGGTCAAGGGCTCCCGGGGCATGGCCATGGAAACCTTTATTGCCCGGATGCAGACACTTCTACATGACACGGTTTCAAAACAGGGAAAGGATTGATTCATGTTTTACGAATTTTTATACCCCCTTCATGACCAGTTATCCTTTCTCAACATTTTCCGGTATATCACGTTCCGAACGATTTATGGGGGATTGAGTGCCTTTTTGATCTGTTTTTTTCTGGGTCCCTGGGTGATCCGGAAGCTGGCGGCCATGCAGATCGGTCAGATGATTCAGACGGACGGTCCCCAAACCCATCTGGGCAAACAGGGTACCCCCACCATGGGGGGCATTCTGATTCTGTTTTCCGTGTTCACAGCCACCATTTTCTGGGGAAATCTGACCAACCACTACATCTTTATTTTACTGCTCACGCTG harbors:
- a CDS encoding DUF4340 domain-containing protein; this encodes MKKEYLILILIIVILAGYLVLKKEDGRHYTLPEPPSVDTEKIDRLTVVQTDQTLDFVRTESGWAVTKHAYPADDGAVKKMLDVMSGLTLSALVSEKQDVARYELDPSRVLTVTAFQKDTPVMSFKIGKTAPTFNHTFVMLENDPNIYHANDSFRSHFNKSVDEFRDRQVLAFQEKDIEKITLQTPEKQVVLTARKPAAEDKEAQDSTPVFDYPDGASPDPKTVSNLLYSLSALTCDRFATDTNKADLKALSPRLAVILDNGTSRVLTLFEPDGDESVPATSSMNDYVFFLKPQVAEDITSYALDLAGLTPPEEEETKE
- the rsmH gene encoding 16S rRNA (cytosine(1402)-N(4))-methyltransferase RsmH, which encodes MGFDHTTVMPAEVFAYQNLKPGDICVDGTLGGAGHARATIQAILPDGLFIGIDQDLDAIAHARNVLHPFKQNIILVHDNFSHLSAILDQHDIPRVNAIVLDLGFSFNQITRAHRGFSFNRDEPLDMRMDTRQNMTAEIIVNTFSQQALVDLFFSFGEEKFSRRIAGAIVRERADHSLKTTRQLSQIIVDTVPKAQAAASKIHPATRVFQALRIAVNRELDHLTRFMEQVPDLLTQGGRICIISFHSLEDRIVKQHLKTYETGCTCPKTLPRCVCHKQPVMKSIVKKIITPTPEEIAANPMARSARLRVAERL
- the mraZ gene encoding division/cell wall cluster transcriptional repressor MraZ is translated as MFRSSSFHTIDPKGRIIIPARFRDVLKADDEYGVVVSIKDGCLYAYTFNEWKQLEKKILAAKSAAMEKFKRFFLGNACPLKCDKQDRILIPPSLRTYAGIEKDIVLVGVLDRFEIWARERWDQENMKMEQELEKEEVREEIASLGL
- a CDS encoding peptidoglycan D,D-transpeptidase FtsI family protein, which produces MPDPGQKKIVNRIRFIQVVLILILTGLGIKSFDIQILKADEYARRAENGYSRHLTIKGERGRILDRHWNKLGATLDALTVIADPLRIEAPVKTARALVPLLEMDVEDLVQKFSRQSRYALIAENISPDLALKVRALNLPGIYFQKSFKRFYPNRELAAQVLGFTGKEDVGLEGLEFKYNDVLEGHAVTIRVRRDGTGRILDIDRQKQAELRGNDIVLTLDKKIQLFTETALEETVLKHQAKSGMALVMRPATGELLAMAHYPRFNPNNYQEFDPALFRNRIVTDSFEPGSTLKVFTAAAALENGMAPSTIFFCENGRYRIGKYTVKDTHPHDWLTINHIIAYSSNIGAVKIGEKIGRQTLHDYLSRFGFGSTTQIDSPGETTGTLMPPERWTKIDTGAISFGQGISVSAIQLVSGISTIANNGQVMKPMLVKKIVSNTGEDLKVFHPTPVRQAVSPQTAARVKHMMALAVQENGTGTKAALAGYNVCGKTGTAQKVVQGQKGYAKNIYTSVFAGFAPLQNPQLAVLVVVDEPRNKYYGGDVAAPAFKNILAQSFNYLSIPPAAGSMVAAVTDQGESL
- a CDS encoding lysophospholipid acyltransferase family protein, giving the protein MPFMVINTLVAGMICIVVGAFFSRDATNALAVIWSRLACGIVPVKVKLTGKKNCQQRHAYVVVANHQSMVDIPVIHGFMGLHIKWVMKQELRKIPVFGTACHYLGCIFIDRSRHDAAIQSIRQAKKRMSAKASVLFFAEGTRSRDGQVQPFKKGAFVFARETGLPVLPVTIKHSREVLPPDSLNLIPGPVEIIVHRPVYVLPGDAGRLEDTIEAVRTTIAGPLNG
- a CDS encoding UDP-N-acetylmuramoyl-L-alanyl-D-glutamate--2,6-diaminopimelate ligase; translation: MKLSVLLQDIVPSLLQTDMEITGIQTRAQDIQPGQLFLAIKGYAANGHDYIKTALDKGAAAVVAQNNPDRLNRVIQVENSRRAAGIIAARFFGNPSRDLFLVGVTGTNGKTTITYLLEQMFLAAGFRCGVMGTINIRYNGKHVDAPTTTPDALTIQKTLAQMKQTGITHVIMEVSSHGLDQFRVDGCHFDMGIFTNLTQDHLDYHPDMTAYYHCKKRFFTDFLRPGVNSPRLSAVVNMDDPWGARLAGELDFPVMRVSAETAENSRSMEVRVQDIMDSIQGIFGRMHLGSDTMGFSSFLTGRFNLENILCAAGAAYGAGVKPIQIQQGLAACNGVPGRLEKVANPLNRYLFVDYAHTPGALESVLKTLKQRATRRLITVFGCGGDRDRTKRPLMGKIACRYSDVTIVTSDNPRTENPDQIIEEILAGIRETGTSVTSWPDLSNKDKRLTYADFSGVICHADRTYALDAAVRISRPGDIILAAGKGHETYQVTNTGTIHFDDREQLAAACAAMAEQFVPITWTRNDIAAALETSPATDTRNDGFVFTGISTDSRTILSHEIFLALTGDTFDGHGFIPDLVTRGIRGFVVKTGTRINSKEKNTAPGSGPVVYEVPDTLDALGRLGHFQRTRSGANVLAITGSNGKTSTCRMARAIFQTTYDTLATQKNFNNEIGVPRTLLSLSCAHQWAVVEMGMNQPGEMSRLSRIAGPDICVVTNTTGAHLEGLKTADNVAREKARIFDQAVSGSVAVLFNDDPRVRILKDHARNTPAIEKILTFGSDDTADVYATDIRSSGGMTRFLGHIHGETARFHLQSPARFMVFNALAALAAAAAAGIRIPDMQAGLAAFAPVSGRLSIQTLPGGIHLIDDTYNANPASMTQALVTLAEMAKDPATYGTGRTVAILGDMRELGPDSEHLHRSVGQTAAKLGITRLYLYGPLSSHMLAGALAEGMAKDTVFHGSKQEIEDRVQAFVRSGDWILVKGSRGMAMETFIARMQTLLHDTVSKQGKD